CATGCCCAGGCAGTCGAAGCCCGGACCGATGTTGCTGGTGGAAGCCGGGACCCGCACCCGCACCCGCCGGAGCACGCTCACAGCTTGAACCCGCGGCCCGGCGTGAAAGCCCGGCGGCGGGGGGAGAAGCGCGCCGCCGTGTCCGGGTCCTTGAGCCCGTGGCCGGTGAGCACGCAGACCACGGTCCCGCTCGGCTTGCGGCCGGTCCGGGCCAGCTTGAGCAGGCCCGCCACTCCGGCCGCGCTGGCCGGCTCGCAGAAGACCCCTTCTTCCCGCGCCAGGAAGCGGTAGGCGGCCAGGATCTGGCTGTCGGTCACGGAGCCGATCATGCCGCCGGACTCGTCGCGCGCGGCCAAGGCTCCGGCCTTGGAGTAGGGGTCGCCGATGCGGATGGCCGTGGCCACGGTCCTGGGGTCGGCGACCGGACGGCCCAGCACCAAGGGTGCCGCGCCCGCGGCCTGGAAGCCCATCATGCGCGGCCTGCGGCCGCCGAGCTCCCGGTAGCCCTTCCAGTAGGCGGTGATGTTGCCGGCGTTGCCCACGGGCATGAACTGGAAGTCCGGGGCCCGGCCCAGGACCTCGGCCACTTCGAAGGCCGCGGTCTTCTGGCCCTCGATGCGGTAGGGATTGGACGAATTGACCACGGTGAAGTCTTGCTCGGCCGCGATCCGCAAAGCCGCCTTCAGCGCCGCGTCGAAGTTGCCCGCGACCTCCACGATCTCGGCTCCGTGCATCACGGCCTGCATGAGCTTGCCCAAGGCCACGGCGCCGCGGGGCAAGAAGACCACGCAGCGCAGGCCGGCCTTGGCGGCATAAGCCGAAGCCGAGGCCGCGGTGTTGCCGGTCGAGGCGCAGAGCACCCCCCGGGAGCGCTCCTCCAAAGCCTTGGACATGGCCACGGTCATGCCGCGGTCCTTGAAGGAGCCCGTGGGGTTGGTCCCTTCGAATTTGAGGTGCACCGAGCCCGGCCGCAGGCCCGCGGCCTTGGCCAGGCGGTCGGCGCGGATCAGAGGCGTGTTCCCCTCGCCCAAGGACACCACCGGGGTGCGGCGCGTCACGGGCAGCCGGCCGCGGTAGCGCTCGATGAGGGTCATCAGGGCAGAAGGCGCATCACGGTATGGCGGCGCGCGATGCTGGGCAGAGCGAGTATGTCGCGCAGGGCCCGGCCGAAGGTGCCGGGGCTGGTCGGATGCGTGGTGAGGATGATGGGCACGCACTTGGGGTCGCAGCCCCCGGGCTGGTTGATGGTGGCAATCGAGATGCCCAGCCGGCCCAAGGCCGCGGTGACGGCGGAGAGCACGCCCGGCCGGTCCAGGGCGCCCAGGCGCAGGTAGAAGGCGCAGTCCGAGTCGGCCAGGCGCGGGGCCGGCCCCGGCCGCGGCGCGGCGGGCGCGGCGCCGGAGATGAGCTCCCGGCCCAGCGCCATGATGTCGCCCAGTACGGCGCTGGCCGCGGGGCCCGCGCCGGCGCCTCTTCCGTAGAACATCAGGTCCCCGGCGGAAGCGGCGCGCACCAGGACCGCGTTGAACTCGTCCTGCACGGCGGCCAGGGGATGCGCCAGAGGGACCAAGGCGGGGCCGACGAAAGCCTCGACTCTGGGCTCGGCGCCTTCCAGGAAGCGGGCCACGCCCAGGAGCTTGACCCGGCGGCCCAGCTCGTTCTCCGCGAAGGCCATGTCCTCGAGCCCCAGGTCCTGGATGCCCTGCGTGCGCACCTGGTCGGGCCGCAGCCAGGCCCCGGTCACCAAAGAGGCCAGGACCGAGACCTTGTCCGCGGTGTCCTGGCCGCTCAGGTCCAGGGCGGGGTTCTTCTCGGCCAAGCCCAGCTCCTGGGCCCGGCGCAGGGCCGCGGCCGGCGCCACGCCTTCGGCCATGCGGGTGAGGATGAAATTGGTGGTGCCGTTGAGGATGCCGTAGACGGCCTCGACGCGGTCGCCGGCCAGGCTCAGGTCCAGGGCCTTGAGGATGGGGATGCCGCCGGCCACGCTGGCCTCGAAATGCAGCCGGCCGCCGCCGTCGGCCGCGGCTTTGCGCAGCTCGTCCCAGCTCCGCGCCAGGAGCCGCTTGTTGGCCGTGACCACGCCGCGGCCGCGGCGCAGGCAGCCCAGGACCAGGCGGCGCGGCGCGCCCAGGCCGCCCAGGAGCTCGACGACCGCGTCGACGCCGGGCAAGGCCGCCACCCGCGCCGGGTCCGTCAGGCGCCGCACCGAGGCCGGCAGGCCGAGGCGGCGGGCCGCGGCCGCAACGCGGCGGTCGCAGACCGCGGCGAGCTCCAGCCGGGCGCCCAGACGGCGGCAGAGGCTCTCGCGCCGGGACTTGAGCAGGCGCACGGTCTCGGA
This DNA window, taken from Elusimicrobiota bacterium, encodes the following:
- a CDS encoding homoserine dehydrogenase — its product is MRTIRLAVAGLGVVGSETVRLLKSRRESLCRRLGARLELAAVCDRRVAAAARRLGLPASVRRLTDPARVAALPGVDAVVELLGGLGAPRRLVLGCLRRGRGVVTANKRLLARSWDELRKAAADGGGRLHFEASVAGGIPILKALDLSLAGDRVEAVYGILNGTTNFILTRMAEGVAPAAALRRAQELGLAEKNPALDLSGQDTADKVSVLASLVTGAWLRPDQVRTQGIQDLGLEDMAFAENELGRRVKLLGVARFLEGAEPRVEAFVGPALVPLAHPLAAVQDEFNAVLVRAASAGDLMFYGRGAGAGPAASAVLGDIMALGRELISGAAPAAPRPGPAPRLADSDCAFYLRLGALDRPGVLSAVTAALGRLGISIATINQPGGCDPKCVPIILTTHPTSPGTFGRALRDILALPSIARRHTVMRLLP
- the thrC gene encoding threonine synthase, which produces MTLIERYRGRLPVTRRTPVVSLGEGNTPLIRADRLAKAAGLRPGSVHLKFEGTNPTGSFKDRGMTVAMSKALEERSRGVLCASTGNTAASASAYAAKAGLRCVVFLPRGAVALGKLMQAVMHGAEIVEVAGNFDAALKAALRIAAEQDFTVVNSSNPYRIEGQKTAAFEVAEVLGRAPDFQFMPVGNAGNITAYWKGYRELGGRRPRMMGFQAAGAAPLVLGRPVADPRTVATAIRIGDPYSKAGALAARDESGGMIGSVTDSQILAAYRFLAREEGVFCEPASAAGVAGLLKLARTGRKPSGTVVCVLTGHGLKDPDTAARFSPRRRAFTPGRGFKL